The genomic interval GCAAGGGCCTCTACACGCTGGACGCGGTCACCGGCACGCCCAAGTGGCGCTTCCAGTCCGGCGGCGACATCGTCGGCGCCCCCGCGGTCGCCGAGGGCCGCATCCACTTCGGCTCCAGCGACCACCTGCTGTACACGCTGAAGGCCGACGACGGGCGCCTGCGCTGGAAGCTCGCCACCGGCGGGGAGATCACCGGCTCGCCGGTGGTGCGGGACGGCGTGGTGTACGCGTGCAGCAAGGACCGCTGCGTGTACGCGCTGGACGCGGAGAAGGGGACGGGCACGGCGCGGACCGCGTGAGCCGTGCCGTCCCCCGCGTCACCGCGGGACGGCCGTCGCGCCGGCTGCGCGGAAGGGGCCCGGACGGCGGCCGCCGCGGCGGGGAGCGGCGGTGTCCGCCGCCCTCGGGGCCGACGCCGCGCCGCGTGCGGGACGGTCTCCAGGCAGTGACATGCCCGTGACACAAAGATCGCTAGCCTGAGAAGCATGACTTCTCGGGGGAAGACGCTCAAGCTCACCGCCGTCTCGGCGCTCGTCGTCCTCGCCCTCACCGGTTTCTCCACCGGCCGCGGGCACGGAGGCGGCAGCGGGGACGGCGACGGCGGCGGCTGCAGCAGTTCCGGCCAGAACCACGACGCGTCGGGCTCGGGCGGCGGCTCGCACCGCGACGACGACGATGACTACGACGACGGCGGCAGCGGCGGGTCCGGCGGGGCCGGCAACCCGGAGGCGTCGGCGTCCCCGGAGGACGCCACGGTGACGCTGGTCGACTGCGCGTCCGAGGAGACGCCCTACGCCACCGTCGAGGTCACCAACACCGACACGGTGGACGGCACCTTCTCGGTCACGGTGGTCTTCAAGGACACCGCCGGCGACGAACTCGTCAGCCGGACCGAGGAGGTCGCCGTCCCGGCGGGCGGGACCACGCCGGCCAGGGTCCCGGTGGACGACGCGGAGAGCGTCCCGCTGATCGACGCGTGCGACCTGGACTCCTTCGCCCCGGCGTCCTGACCCGGGGGCGCCCGGGAGGGACGACGTGAAGAGGGTCCGGCCGCGGTGTCGTACGACACCGCGGCCGGACCCTCTTCACGACCCGGCCGCGGCGGCTCCCCCTCCGCGCCGCCGGGACCGGCCCCCGTGCGGAGACCTACCGGCCGTCCCGGTCCAGGGCGGGCGGGGCCGGCGCGTGCTGGTCCAGCGTGGTGACCTCGCCGATGCTCGGCGGGGCGGGCGCGTGCTGGTCCAGCGTGGTGACCTCGGGGCCGTCCTTGCCCGGCGGGACCGGCGCGTGCTGGTCCTGCGTGGTGAACTCCGGCTCGTTCGTGGCTTCGCTCATGACGTGTGCTACCCCCAACAGGTGGACTGGGCCGTGCGGTCGAACGGCCCGCTCGGCGGTTCCCCCGAAGCCGCCGAGCGGCCGTTCCAGCGGGTCCCACCGTGGAGATGAGCCCCTCGGATCCGCCTGCCCCCCGACGCGACGCATCCGTCCCATGAGGGTGGCAGCCCGCCATAAACGTTCGATGAACGCCGCCGCAGGGGCCGCCGCCGGAGCCGCTGTCAGGCCGCCGACAGCCGGGCGAGCAGGTGGCGCACCTGGACGGCCTCGGCGGAGCCCGTCTCCTCGTACAGGGTCAGCGCCTCGCGCCAGCAGGCGCGCGCCCGGTCGCCCTGGCCGAGGGCGTCCAGCGCCCGGCCGAGCACGGTGAGGGCGTTGGCCCGCATCCAGTCGCCGCCGATGCAGCCCGTCGCCAGGGCCTGTTCGGCGTGGCGGGCGGCCCGCGCCGGGCGGCCGGCCCGCAGGTGCACCTCGGCGATGCGGTAGTGGGTGGTGCCCTCCCACAGCGACTGCCGGTTCTCCGCGAAGATGCACAGCGCCTCGTCGAGCTGGGCGAGCGCCTCCGAGGACCGTCCCGCCTGGCTGAGCACGATGCCGGAGGCGTAGCGGGCGTTCGCCAGCCGCATGGACATCCCCAGCTCGTCGTAGATCTCGACGCCCCGCCGGGCGAGTTCGACGGCCTCGCCGCTGCGGCCCATCGAGGCGAGGGTGCGGGAAAGGTTGCAGACGGCGCTGGCCTCGCCGGGCCGGTTGCCGTCGGCGCGGAAGGCGTCGATCGCGCGCAGGAAGCAGCCTTCGGCCTCCGCGTACCGCGCGGTGCACAGGGCGATGATGCCGAGCTGGTTCGGGGCGGTGCCGTTCGCCCACGGGTCGTCCGCGTCCCGCAGCAGCGCGTCCGCGCGCCTCGCCTCCTCGTCGGCGGCCTCGAACCGGCCCGCCTGGCTGAACACCTGGGCGACGGTGACCCGGGCCCGCACCTCGGCGCGCGCGTCCCCGAGGGCGGCCGCCGCCTCGCACGCGGCCCGCGCGGTCTTGCGGTACTGGCGGGAGTCCACCCCGGACTCCGCGAGGTCGATGGCCGCGACCAGCAGGTCCACGGCCCGGCGCACCATGGACGCGCCCAGCGACTGCTGCACGCACGCCAGCAGCGGCCCGGCCTCGCTGTGCAGCCAGTCCAGCGCCTTCGCCGCGCCGCTGAACTCCTCGCCCGCGGCACGGCCCTTCTCCAGGTGCGCCACGGTCCGGTCGCCCGGCCGCTCGATGCCGTACACCCGCACCGCCGTCGCCAGGTAGTAGTCCAGCAGCCGCGACCGGGCGGCCTCCCGCTCGGCGGGCGGCTGTTCGTCGCGTTCGGCGCATGCACGCGCGTAGAGCCGCAGCAGATCGTGGAAGCGGTAGCGGCCGGGGCACGCGGACTCCAGGAGGGACGTGTCGACGAGGGACTCCAGCAGGTCCTCCGTCTCAGCCGCCGGCAGGTCCAGCAGGGCGGCCGCGGCGGCCAGCGAGATGTCAGGGCCGTCGGCCAGGCCCAGCAGCCGGAACGCACGCGCCTGCGCCGCCTCCAGCGCGCCGTAGCCCAGTTCGAAGGTGGCCGCGACCGCCAGGTCGCCCGCCTGGAGCTCGTCCAGCCGGCGGCGTTCGTCGGCGAGCTTCGCCGCCAGGAAGGAGACCGTCCAGGTGCGGCGGGCGGCCAGCCGGGAGGCGGCGATGCGGATGGCCAGCGGCAGGAAGCCGCAGGCGGCCACCACGTCCAGGGCGGCCTCCCGCTCGGAGCGCACCCGCTCCTCACCGACGATCTTCGTGAAGAGCGCCAGCGCCTCCTCCGGCGCCATCACGTCCAGGTCGACCAGATGTGCCCCGGCCAGGTCCACCATCCGCACGCGGGAGGTCACCAGGGCCGCGCAGCCCGCCGTGCCCGGCAGCAGCGGCCGTACCTGCGCCGCGTCGCGCGCGTTGTCCAGCAGCACCAGCACCCGGCGGCCGTCCAGCACCGAGCGGTACAGCGCCGCCCGCTCCTCCAGGGAGTCAGGGATCGCCGAGTCAGCCGTGCCGAGGGCGCGCAGGAAGGAGCCGAGAACCGTCTCCGGCTCCGCGGCGCGCGCTCCGGCGCCCTGGAGGTCGACGTAGAGCTGGCCGTCGGGGAAGGCGTCGCGGGCGGCGTGCGCCACGTGCACGGCGAGGGTGGTCTTGCCGACGCCGCCGATGCCGGCGACGGCGGACACCGCCATCACCCGCGCCTCGTCGCCGGAGGCCGACGCCAGGACCCCGCCCAGCTCCCGTACGAAGGCCGCACGGCCGGTGAAGTCCGGCACGGTCGCCGGGAGCTGTGCCGGGCGCACCGGCGCGGGGTCCGGGTGGGGCAGCCGGGCGGGCGGTTCCACGAGGGCCGGGTCGGCCTCCAGGATGCGCTGCTGCAGCTCGCTCAGGCCCGGGCGCGGGTCGACGCCCAGCTCGTCGGCGAGCAGCCGGCGGGTGTCGGCGTACACGGCCAGCGCCTCCGCCTGGCGGCCGCTGCGGTACAGCGCCAGCATCAGCAGCTCGCGCAGCCGCTCCCGCAGCGGATGCGCGGCGGTCAGCGCGGTCAGCTCGGAGACGGCCTCCGCGTGGCAGCCCTGCTCCAGGTCCATGTCCAGCCGCGTCTCGAGCAGTTGCAGCCGCCACTCCTCCAGGCGGACGCGCTGCGCGTCGGCGTACGGGCCGGGCACCCCGGCCAGCGACTCGCCGTCCCACAGCGCCAGCGCCTGGTTGAGCAGGTCGCGGGCGCGGTACAGGTCGCCGGTGTTGCGGGCCTTCTCCGCCTCCGCGGCCAGCTCCTGGGCGGCCGCGAGGTCCAGCGCGCCCTCGCCGAGCCCGCGCACGGCGTAGCCGCCGGACTCGCTGACCAGGACGCCGGGGTCCAGCACCTTCCGCAGCCGGGACGCGTACGTGCGCACCGCGGCGAGCGCCTGGGAGGGCGGTTCCCCGCCCCACAGGGCGTCGATCAGCTCGGCGGCCGTGGCGGTGCGGCCCTCGCGCAGCAACAGGGCGGCCAGCAGGGCGCGTTGCTGTGGACTGCCGGTGGCGACCGGTACGCCGTCACGCCAGGCGCGCACCGGACCCAGCACACCGAACCGCAGCGCCACCGGCTCCGTCGGGGAGCCGGGACCCCGCTGCTCGGGTCCCCGCGGCACACCGTCCATGCAGTCCCCCTATGCATTCCGAGCAACTACGCCAGTTTGCCTTCTCCTGACGCGGGAGTCAGCCGTGCGAGACGCCGATCACACGGGGACCGGAGGGCCGCCACGGACTCCCCACATGTGCGACCTCACCCGTCCAGATCCACCCGGACCGTGAGCAGATCCGCCCCGATCGCCCGCACGGCGGCGCTGTTGAAGCGGGGGAGGGTGCGCAGCCGGGCGACGGGGTCGTCCTCGGGCAGCAGACGGGCGGTGCCCGTGTGCCAGCGGCCCCGGACGCGCACCCGCACCCGGGGGTCCGCCTTGATGTTCCGCACGTACTGCGAGCGTTCGCCGAACTCCGACACCAGCCAGAAGGTGTCGCCGACCCGGCGCCCGCCCACCGGCGTGGTGCGGGGCAGGCCGGAGACGCGGCCGGTGGTCTCCAGCAGGGTCTGGAACGGCATCCGGCGCAGCAGCGGGTTCCCCACGCGGCGCTGGAAGGCCGTGGCGACGCGGTACTTGCGTTCGGCGCGAGAAGTCATCGTGGCGCCGAGCCTACCGGCGGCCGAGGAAGACGGGGTTGGTGAAAGCGGCCAAGCTTCCGGGCAGCGGCCCGGCCGGGGCCCCGTGCCGCACCTCCGCGCGCACGTACGCGGCGTACGACGGCGTGGTCCGCCACTCGACGACGCCCTTCCCGCTCGCCGGCAGCGGCGCGGAGGTGTGCAGCACGCCCTGGTCGGTGACGAGCCGGACGGTGCGGCCGGGGGCGCCGGTGACCTCGAGGCGGACGGTCACCGGGGCGTCGTCCGGGACCCGCAGCCGCTCGCCGATCCCGGCGTGCTCGCCGCGCGGGCCGGACGCGGAGAAGGCCAGGGAGACCCGCGCGGACTCGGCGACGTAGCAGCGGCCGGCGCGGATGCCGTCCTGGATCGCGCGGCGGCTGAGGTCGTCGGCGAGGACGACGGTCTGCGGCAGGCCGACCACGTCCGGGTCGCGGTGCGCGTCGCTGCTGCCCATGGCCGGAATCCAGTCGCGGCCGTCCCGCACGGATGCGGCCAGCATGCTGTCCCAGTCGGCCAGCGCCACCTCGTCGTCGGGCGTCCAGGGGCCGTTCCACACCTCGACCGCGTCCGCCTCGCCGAAGCCGAACTTCCAGTTGCATCCGATGCAGGTGGCGTGCGGATGGGCGGGCACGACCAGGCCGCCCGCGCGGCGGATCTGCCGGGCGAACCGTCCGAAGCGGTTGTCGCGGGCCCGGTAGCGCCAGTCGACGAAGGTGCCGGGGTCGGTGCCGAGCGCCACCACGTGCCCGTTGCGGGTGGTGACCTCCTCGCCGAGCAGCACCAGCAGGTCGTCGCCGGCCGCCTCCGCCCAGTGGGCGTGCGCGGAATGGGTGTTGTGCTCGCTGGAGTTGACGAAGTCCAGCCCGGCCGCGCGGGCGAGCGCGGCGATCTCCCCGGGGGTGCGGCGGCCGTCGGAGTGCCAGGAGTGCAGATGGCAGTCGCCCCGGTACCAGGCCCGCCCCCGTCCCCTCGCCCGCTCCGGCGGGTACACCGGCCGGGACGTCCGGCCGGGCTCGCCGAACGTCAGCGTCACGGTGATCTCGTACGACAGGCCCTGCGGGGCGATCGTGTACGGACCCAGCGCGATGTGCCAGGTGCCCGCGCGGACCGGGCCGGGGAGGTAGCCGGGGGTGGCGTCGTCGGCGCGCAGGAAGAACTCGGTGCGGGCGCCGCCGGACCAGCCCCGGAAGCCCTCGCCGCCGAGTCCGGTGCCGCGCTCGTCGAAGACGCCGATGTCCAGGGCGTTGCCCGCGGTGCCGGCCGGGACCTGGGGCCGGTCGTAGGTGTAGGCGACCTTGATCTCCCTCACGCCGTGCGGCACTTCGACGGGGACGTACACGAAGTCGGGTGCGCCGGGCTCCAGGGTGCCGCGCACCGTCCTGGTCCGGGTGCGGCCGCCCTCGGCCGCGGAGGCGAAGCTCACGCTCCCCGACGTAAGCGCGGCGGCGGCGCCCGTCAGGAAGACGGCGCGCCGCCCGATGCCGGTCTGATGCTCCTCGCACATGCTGCTGCTCCCGGGTGTCGGTGAGGACAGGGCTGGGTGATGCAGGGATGGTGCGGTGCAATCTTCGTATCGAGCAGTGAACTGCCGTGGAAGGGAAGGGAATCGACGGATTTCGGGGCGGGTGGCGGGGGAGCGGCGGGATGAATGCCGACCGGTCGGTATGGACAGGGGAGGAGCGGACGGGTATGCATGGGACGTCGTCCCGCGTACGAAAGGCCGTCCATGCGCATCGCCGTCACGATCTTCCTCACCGACGAGACGATCACCCCGGTCCGGCTGGCCCGGGAGCTGGAACAGCGGGGCTTCGCCGGGCTGTACCTGCCCGAGCACACGCACATCCCCGTCGAGCGCACCAGCCCCTACCCGGCGGGCGGCGAGCTGCCCCGCGAGTACGGCCGCACCCTCGACCCCTTCGTCGCGCTCGGACAGGTCGCGGCCGTCACCGAGCGGCTCGGGCTCGGCACCGGCATCACGCTCGCCGCGCAGCACGACCCGATCGACCTGGCCAAGCAGATCGCGACCCTGGACCACCTCTCCGGAGGCCGGTTCACGCTGGGCGTCGGCTTCGGGTGGAACGCGGAGGAGGCCGCCGACCACGGGGTGGAGTGGCGCACCCGGCGGGCACTGGTACGGGACCGGATCGGCCTGATGCGCGCTCTGTGGGCCGACGAACCGACTGCCTATAAGGGCGAGTTCGGCAGCGTCCGGGCGAGCATCGCGTACCCCAAGCCGGTGCGGAAGCCGCGCGGCCCGGTGACCGGCCCGCGCACGCTGGTCGGCGGGGCGGCGGGCCCGAAGCTGTTCGCCGACATCTGCGCGTACGCCGACGGCTGGCTGCCGATCGGCGGGCGCGGCCTGACCGGGTCGCTGCCGGCGCTGCGCGCCGCCTGGGCCGACGCCGGCCGCGACCCGGCCGCCCTCCAGGTCGTGCCGTACGCGGTCCGGCCCAGTGCGGGGAAGCTGGAGCACTTCGCGGAGCTGGGCGTGGAGGAGGTCGTGGCGCAGCTGCCGCCGGCGGGGGAGACGGAGGTGCTGGGCGCGCTGGACGCCCTCCAGCCGTTCCTGGACGGGCGGAAGTCCTGATCACGCCGAACGTATGCTCAGAGAATGACGACTTCCGCGACCACCGGAACCGGCGGCCCGACCGAGAACTCCCTGCGCCGCGCGCTCAGGCGTGCCCGCGACGGCGTCTCCCTGGACGTCTCCGAGGCCGCGGTCCTGCTCCAGGCCCGCGGTGACCACCTCGAGGACCTCTCCGCCTCGGCCGCCCGGGTCCGCGACGCGGGCCTGGAGGCGGCGGGACGGCCCGGCGTCATCACGTACTCCCGGAGCGTCTTCATCCCGCTGACGCGGCTGTGCCGGGACAAGTGCCACTACTGCACGTTCGTCACCGTGCCCGGCAAGCTGCGCCGGGCCGGGCACGGGATGTTCATGTCGCCGGACGAGGTGCTGGACATCGCCCGCAAGGGCGCCGCGCTCGGCTGCAAGGAAGCCCTCATCACCCTCGGCGACAAGCCCGAGGACCGCTGGCCCGAGGCCCGCGAATGGCTCGACGCGCACGGCTACGACGACACCCTCGCCTACGTCCGCGCCATCTCGATCCGCATCCTGGAGGAGACCGGCCTCCTCCCGCACCTCAACCCGGGCGTGCTGTCCTGGACCGACTTCCAGCGCCTCAAGCCGGTCGCCCCCTCCATGGGCATGATGCTGGAGACCACCGCCACCCGCCTGTGGTCCGAGCCCGGCGGCCCCCACCACGGCTCCCCGGACAAGGAACCGGCGGTGCGGCTGCGGGTCCTGGAGGACGCGGGCCGCTCCTCCGTGCCCTTCACCTCCGGCATCCTCATCGGCATCGGCGAGACCTACCAGGAGCGCGCCGAGTCCCTGTTCGCGCTGCGCAAGGTCGCCCGCGCCCACCA from Streptomyces sp. DH-12 carries:
- a CDS encoding sigma-like protein, with product MSEATNEPEFTTQDQHAPVPPGKDGPEVTTLDQHAPAPPSIGEVTTLDQHAPAPPALDRDGR
- a CDS encoding BTAD domain-containing putative transcriptional regulator yields the protein MDGVPRGPEQRGPGSPTEPVALRFGVLGPVRAWRDGVPVATGSPQQRALLAALLLREGRTATAAELIDALWGGEPPSQALAAVRTYASRLRKVLDPGVLVSESGGYAVRGLGEGALDLAAAQELAAEAEKARNTGDLYRARDLLNQALALWDGESLAGVPGPYADAQRVRLEEWRLQLLETRLDMDLEQGCHAEAVSELTALTAAHPLRERLRELLMLALYRSGRQAEALAVYADTRRLLADELGVDPRPGLSELQQRILEADPALVEPPARLPHPDPAPVRPAQLPATVPDFTGRAAFVRELGGVLASASGDEARVMAVSAVAGIGGVGKTTLAVHVAHAARDAFPDGQLYVDLQGAGARAAEPETVLGSFLRALGTADSAIPDSLEERAALYRSVLDGRRVLVLLDNARDAAQVRPLLPGTAGCAALVTSRVRMVDLAGAHLVDLDVMAPEEALALFTKIVGEERVRSEREAALDVVAACGFLPLAIRIAASRLAARRTWTVSFLAAKLADERRRLDELQAGDLAVAATFELGYGALEAAQARAFRLLGLADGPDISLAAAAALLDLPAAETEDLLESLVDTSLLESACPGRYRFHDLLRLYARACAERDEQPPAEREAARSRLLDYYLATAVRVYGIERPGDRTVAHLEKGRAAGEEFSGAAKALDWLHSEAGPLLACVQQSLGASMVRRAVDLLVAAIDLAESGVDSRQYRKTARAACEAAAALGDARAEVRARVTVAQVFSQAGRFEAADEEARRADALLRDADDPWANGTAPNQLGIIALCTARYAEAEGCFLRAIDAFRADGNRPGEASAVCNLSRTLASMGRSGEAVELARRGVEIYDELGMSMRLANARYASGIVLSQAGRSSEALAQLDEALCIFAENRQSLWEGTTHYRIAEVHLRAGRPARAARHAEQALATGCIGGDWMRANALTVLGRALDALGQGDRARACWREALTLYEETGSAEAVQVRHLLARLSAA
- a CDS encoding nitroreductase/quinone reductase family protein; the protein is MTSRAERKYRVATAFQRRVGNPLLRRMPFQTLLETTGRVSGLPRTTPVGGRRVGDTFWLVSEFGERSQYVRNIKADPRVRVRVRGRWHTGTARLLPEDDPVARLRTLPRFNSAAVRAIGADLLTVRVDLDG
- a CDS encoding CehA/McbA family metallohydrolase — protein: MCEEHQTGIGRRAVFLTGAAAALTSGSVSFASAAEGGRTRTRTVRGTLEPGAPDFVYVPVEVPHGVREIKVAYTYDRPQVPAGTAGNALDIGVFDERGTGLGGEGFRGWSGGARTEFFLRADDATPGYLPGPVRAGTWHIALGPYTIAPQGLSYEITVTLTFGEPGRTSRPVYPPERARGRGRAWYRGDCHLHSWHSDGRRTPGEIAALARAAGLDFVNSSEHNTHSAHAHWAEAAGDDLLVLLGEEVTTRNGHVVALGTDPGTFVDWRYRARDNRFGRFARQIRRAGGLVVPAHPHATCIGCNWKFGFGEADAVEVWNGPWTPDDEVALADWDSMLAASVRDGRDWIPAMGSSDAHRDPDVVGLPQTVVLADDLSRRAIQDGIRAGRCYVAESARVSLAFSASGPRGEHAGIGERLRVPDDAPVTVRLEVTGAPGRTVRLVTDQGVLHTSAPLPASGKGVVEWRTTPSYAAYVRAEVRHGAPAGPLPGSLAAFTNPVFLGRR
- a CDS encoding LLM class F420-dependent oxidoreductase; this translates as MRIAVTIFLTDETITPVRLARELEQRGFAGLYLPEHTHIPVERTSPYPAGGELPREYGRTLDPFVALGQVAAVTERLGLGTGITLAAQHDPIDLAKQIATLDHLSGGRFTLGVGFGWNAEEAADHGVEWRTRRALVRDRIGLMRALWADEPTAYKGEFGSVRASIAYPKPVRKPRGPVTGPRTLVGGAAGPKLFADICAYADGWLPIGGRGLTGSLPALRAAWADAGRDPAALQVVPYAVRPSAGKLEHFAELGVEEVVAQLPPAGETEVLGALDALQPFLDGRKS